A single window of Actinoallomurus bryophytorum DNA harbors:
- a CDS encoding class I SAM-dependent methyltransferase, which yields MDVRRWDEMYRSRDQVFSGDPNGVLVGETIDLPPGRALDAGCGEGADALWLARRGWQVTAVDVSETALRRAAAAATEVKDRVSWARADLITTPPPADAFDLVSIQYFPLRRRSGHAALRGLLDAVAPGGTLLFATHALSDLAPRQEEDFDPADYYQPDDIAELLDPTWNVLVKETRPRTAPAPAGTHHTHDTVLRALRLP from the coding sequence ATGGACGTCCGACGCTGGGACGAGATGTATCGCAGCCGCGACCAGGTGTTCAGCGGTGACCCCAACGGAGTGCTCGTCGGCGAGACCATCGACCTGCCACCGGGCAGGGCGCTCGACGCCGGATGCGGCGAAGGCGCCGACGCACTCTGGCTGGCTCGGCGCGGCTGGCAGGTCACCGCGGTCGACGTCTCCGAGACCGCCCTGCGACGTGCCGCCGCCGCTGCCACCGAAGTCAAGGACCGCGTGTCGTGGGCACGGGCCGACCTCATCACCACGCCGCCCCCGGCGGACGCCTTCGACCTGGTGTCCATCCAGTACTTCCCGCTCCGTCGCCGGTCAGGCCACGCGGCGCTGCGCGGCCTGCTGGACGCCGTCGCCCCCGGCGGCACGCTGCTCTTCGCCACCCACGCCCTCTCGGATCTGGCCCCGCGCCAGGAGGAGGACTTCGACCCCGCCGACTACTACCAGCCCGACGACATCGCCGAACTCCTCGATCCCACCTGGAACGTCCTGGTCAAGGAGACCCGCCCCCGCACCGCCCCGGCCCCCGCCGGCACACACCACACCCACGACACCGTCCTGCGCGCGCTGCGCCTGCCGTGA
- a CDS encoding helix-turn-helix domain-containing protein, translating into MSDDLDAVLAAVGPRLRELRRRRGVTLTVLSETTGIPISTLSRLESGHRKPGLELLLPLARAYRVPVEELIGAPADLDPRVYPQPFTRNGMTVVPLTRKPGGLQAFKHILPAGLTDGRGPDPRSHEGYHWLYVLSGRLRVVLGDKDFILTEGEVAEFDTHLPHWFGNADEHPVEFLSILGPQGERVHIKARYRRRAAGIEASAT; encoded by the coding sequence ATGAGTGACGACCTCGACGCGGTGCTGGCCGCGGTCGGGCCCCGGCTGCGCGAGTTGCGCCGTCGCCGCGGCGTCACCCTGACCGTCCTGTCGGAGACCACCGGCATTCCGATCAGCACGCTGTCCCGGCTGGAGTCCGGGCACCGCAAACCGGGGCTCGAACTCCTCCTGCCCCTGGCCAGGGCCTATCGCGTCCCGGTCGAGGAGCTGATCGGCGCTCCGGCCGATCTCGATCCCCGGGTGTATCCGCAGCCGTTCACCCGGAACGGCATGACCGTGGTGCCGCTGACGCGCAAACCCGGCGGACTGCAGGCGTTCAAGCACATCCTGCCCGCCGGCTTGACCGACGGTCGCGGACCCGACCCCCGCTCACACGAGGGCTACCACTGGCTGTACGTCCTGAGCGGACGCCTGCGCGTCGTACTCGGCGACAAGGACTTCATCCTCACCGAGGGCGAAGTCGCCGAATTCGACACCCACCTCCCGCACTGGTTCGGCAACGCCGACGAACACCCCGTGGAATTCCTCAGCATCCTCGGCCCCCAGGGCGAACGCGTCCACATCAAAGCCCGCTACCGGCGCCGAGCGGCCGGCATCGAGGCGTCCGCCACATGA
- a CDS encoding succinylglutamate desuccinylase/aspartoacylase family protein produces the protein MTERRTLSVPGLDIPYFEIQGRGDGPRLTVVAGVHGTEYTSIAALREFVRDVDPDEVSGAITVVPVVNVPAFWARSPFVVPVDGENLNRAFPGDAGGGFTEVLAHHVFTSFVLGADYLVDLHAGDLPEALEPFTIFEESPVEAASRALALAYGAGHMVRQAATARTVAGSTCAAAADAGIPAIIAESGQNGLVDRAAVDQHLAGLTNIARTIGVLAGDPAPMPEPRFHEGWHWLRTDRAGWWQPAVRTGEAVRAGALLGTMSDVWGEVFAEVTAPDAGTPLFLTTSPAVPADGLLLGLARD, from the coding sequence ATGACGGAACGCCGGACGCTGAGCGTTCCCGGGCTCGACATCCCCTACTTCGAGATCCAGGGCCGCGGCGACGGGCCGCGGCTCACGGTGGTGGCCGGCGTGCACGGCACGGAGTACACCTCGATCGCCGCGCTGCGGGAGTTCGTCCGCGACGTGGACCCGGACGAGGTGTCGGGGGCGATCACCGTCGTGCCGGTGGTGAACGTGCCCGCGTTCTGGGCCCGGTCGCCCTTCGTGGTCCCGGTGGACGGCGAGAACCTGAACCGCGCCTTCCCCGGCGACGCGGGCGGCGGCTTCACCGAGGTGCTCGCCCACCACGTGTTCACCTCGTTCGTGCTCGGCGCGGACTACCTGGTCGACCTGCACGCCGGCGACCTGCCCGAGGCGCTGGAGCCGTTCACGATCTTCGAGGAGTCGCCGGTCGAGGCGGCCTCCCGCGCCCTCGCACTGGCCTACGGCGCGGGCCACATGGTCCGGCAGGCCGCGACGGCACGTACGGTCGCGGGCAGCACCTGCGCCGCCGCGGCCGACGCCGGGATCCCGGCGATCATCGCGGAGTCCGGGCAGAACGGCTTGGTCGACCGGGCCGCGGTGGACCAGCACCTGGCCGGTCTCACCAACATCGCCAGGACCATCGGCGTGCTCGCCGGTGATCCGGCGCCGATGCCGGAGCCACGCTTCCACGAGGGCTGGCACTGGCTGCGCACCGACCGCGCAGGCTGGTGGCAGCCGGCCGTGAGGACGGGGGAGGCGGTACGGGCGGGCGCGCTCCTCGGCACGATGAGCGATGTCTGGGGCGAGGTGTTCGCCGAGGTGACCGCGCCCGACGCCGGTACGCCGCTGTTCCTGACCACCAGCCCCGCGGTCCCGGCCGACGGCCTGCTCCTCGGCCTCGCCCGCGACTGA
- a CDS encoding GntR family transcriptional regulator — MITLDPQSSTPPYEQIRAQISARVHDGELPTGTRLPTVRRLADDLGLAANTVARAYRELEQDGVVATRGRNGTVVAGTADVTTRLAEEAAMEFAARVKRLRVGSEEALGMVRRALDGPVP; from the coding sequence ATGATCACTCTTGACCCGCAGTCGTCGACGCCGCCGTACGAGCAGATCCGCGCGCAGATCTCCGCGCGGGTGCACGATGGGGAACTGCCCACCGGCACCCGGCTGCCCACCGTACGGCGGCTGGCCGACGACCTCGGACTCGCCGCGAACACCGTGGCCCGCGCCTACCGCGAACTCGAGCAGGACGGCGTCGTGGCGACGAGAGGACGCAACGGCACCGTGGTCGCGGGCACCGCCGACGTCACCACCCGCCTGGCCGAAGAGGCGGCGATGGAGTTCGCGGCACGGGTGAAACGCCTCCGCGTCGGCTCCGAGGAGGCCCTGGGGATGGTACGGCGAGCGCTCGACGGCCCGGTGCCCTAG